In Nitrosospira briensis C-128, a genomic segment contains:
- a CDS encoding acyl-CoA dehydrogenase family protein, protein MLSAREKSTHTESARALSSKVRKFVDEMIIPNESRLAQDGEGSTRLQSELTEKARHAGLWGLFYPLSHGGKIASLEDYLIVAEQEGRTEFSPAIFGNHSALDAHMLLKFGTDEVCKRFLEPMALGKAVPSYGMTEPGHGGSFPGLITTYAYLSNGSWTINGRKWFVSNTDRATFITVLARTDGEDIALGKALSMIIVPTDSPGFRIERRITMMGRSLDQGEISFSDVQVPEHNLLGACGSGIELMGQRLSIGRLLRAMNWVGLAQRCFDLMGARINSERGRSARLPEKQLVRQHIVNAYQAIASARELIRVAARGVDAQRSNNVEINVAKIAASQALCIASDSAVQIHGAEGISDLTPLSGIYRIARTSRILDGTDESLISSVGRRLINLYKEEGAYHFA, encoded by the coding sequence ATGTTGAGCGCACGTGAAAAATCAACTCATACGGAGTCGGCGAGAGCGCTGTCGAGCAAGGTGAGAAAGTTTGTCGATGAAATGATTATCCCGAACGAATCACGATTGGCTCAAGATGGCGAAGGGTCAACCCGGCTGCAATCGGAACTGACTGAAAAGGCAAGGCATGCCGGACTATGGGGTTTATTTTATCCGCTCTCGCATGGTGGAAAAATAGCTTCACTTGAAGACTACCTGATCGTTGCTGAACAGGAGGGACGAACGGAATTCTCCCCGGCAATCTTCGGCAACCACTCCGCGCTTGATGCGCATATGCTCCTGAAATTCGGAACCGATGAAGTCTGCAAGCGCTTCCTCGAACCCATGGCCCTCGGGAAAGCCGTCCCCAGTTACGGCATGACGGAACCGGGGCATGGCGGGTCCTTTCCCGGCCTGATAACGACATACGCATATCTGTCAAACGGGAGCTGGACTATCAATGGCAGAAAATGGTTTGTCAGCAATACGGACCGGGCGACATTCATCACTGTGCTGGCACGTACTGACGGGGAAGACATCGCACTCGGCAAAGCGCTATCGATGATTATCGTCCCGACTGATTCGCCGGGATTCAGGATCGAACGCAGGATCACCATGATGGGCCGCTCTCTGGATCAAGGCGAGATTTCTTTTAGCGACGTACAGGTCCCTGAGCATAATCTGTTGGGAGCCTGCGGCAGCGGTATCGAATTAATGGGGCAGCGGCTGAGCATCGGCAGATTGCTTCGTGCGATGAACTGGGTGGGGCTGGCACAGCGATGTTTCGATTTGATGGGGGCTCGAATCAATTCGGAGCGTGGCAGATCCGCTCGATTACCTGAGAAACAGCTGGTGCGCCAACATATTGTCAACGCGTATCAGGCTATTGCGAGTGCGCGTGAACTGATTCGGGTCGCCGCGAGAGGCGTCGACGCCCAACGTTCAAATAATGTCGAGATCAATGTCGCCAAAATAGCAGCATCACAAGCTTTGTGCATCGCATCGGACTCGGCGGTACAGATTCACGGTGCTGAAGGCATCAGTGATCTGACCCCGCTTTCCGGTATTTATAGAATCGCACGCACGTCACGCATTCTTGACGGTACAGACGAGTCGCTTATCAGTTCCGTGGGCCGCCGACTCATCAATTTATATAAAGAAGAGGGCGCATATCATTTTGCCTGA